One window of Solwaraspora sp. WMMA2056 genomic DNA carries:
- a CDS encoding carboxyl transferase domain-containing protein: protein MFSRIAIVNRGEAAMRLIHAVRELAAETGARVETVALYTDVDRTATFVREADIAYDLGPASARPYLDLAVLERALVATGADAAWVGWGFVAESPAFAELCEKTGVTFIGPSAHAMRQLGDKIGAKLIAEEVGVSVAPWSRGAVETLDAALTAASDIGYPLMLKATAGGGGRGIRVVTNEAELADAYERTSQEAARAFGSGVVFLERLVTGARHVEVQVIADGQGTAWALGVRDCSVQRRNQKVIEESASPVLDPAQAADLKASAERLAVAVGYRGAATVEFLYHPGDRMFAFLEVNTRLQVEHPITEATTGFDLVKAQLHVASGGRLEGGPPPERGHAVEARLNAEDPDRDFAPSPGRIARLDLPSGPGIRVDTGVSEGDTIPAAFDSMIAKIIAYGRDRDEALGRLRRAMANTTVIIEGGATNKSFVLDLLDQPEVIDASADTGWIDRVRGEGRLVSHRHVAVALAAAAIEGYEADEQVERQRLLSTASGGRPQVQHASGRPVDLKLRGVGYRVRVARTGAYRFRVGIEAGDAVHSADVELDRFDRHTGQIVVNGSRHRLATGTHGPVHLVEVDGVTHRVSRDEGGVLRAPMPALVVATPAQVGAEVEPGAPVLVLEAMKMETVLRAPFTAVLKELAVSVGNQVEAGAPLLRLEPVADGDATAAGPAAAPVELDMPAATGATPAPQRARRGQEDLRGLLLGFDVDPHDDRRVLDDYLVARQVAADEGDRPLAAEIDLIEVFADLAELSRNRPTDGDGADGHVHSDREYFHTYLQSLDVERAGLPDAFQTKLAKALGHYGVTDLERSADLEAAVFRIFLALQRAAADAGVVATLLRAWLREPPPGQLLHEPAGLALERLVAATQVRFPVIADLARGVVFAWFAQPLLRRNRARVYAKVRAHLRHLDAHPDAPDRAERIAEMVRSTEPLVRLLGQRIVRDHLDNAVMLEVLTRRYYGNKGIAATRAHQVAGCTFVVAERVDSSVVTAAVDIDTLGAALGGLAQLATGHDSIDADVYLAWENQPEDFDAMAAALLEVVAAQPLPPQVRRVTTTIAGRAGAVMHHHFTFRPSSQGMVEERLIRGLHPYIAQRMQLERLRKFDLTRLPSSDEEVYLFRCVARENSSDERLVAFAQVRDLTQLRDHEGRLVSLPTTEDTVAACLDSIRRVQSRRPSKTRFSTNRIVIYVWPPNDLTREEMEMIAGRVRPTTTGAGLEEILFIGRQRDRATGELVKIAVRISFDATGGGAELTVGEPPVEPVEPLDDYRLKVLRASSRNTVYPYELTGRLGDFVEYDLDDAHALVPVDRPKGRNRAAIVAGVVTTVTPRHPQGISRVVLLGDPTKSLGALSEPECRRIIAALDLAERMQVPLEWYALSAGARISMESGTENMDWVAAALKRIVEFTQAGGEINIVVAGINVGAQPYWNAEATMLMHTKGILVMTPDSAMVLTGKQSLDFSGGVSAEDNFGIGGYDRVMGPNGQAQYWAPNLTAARDVLLAHYDHTYVVPGESRPRRTTTTDPVDRDISSFPHTVAGSDFTTVGEIFSAAANPDRKKPFDIRTVMRALADQDHPVLERWAGMADADTAVVQDVHLGGVPVCLLGIESRTVPRRGFPPTDGPDTYTAGTLFPQSSKKAARAINAASGNRPLVVLANLSGFDGSPESMRKLQLEYGAEIGRAIVNFRGPIVFCVISRYHGGAFVVFSKALNPQMTVLALEGSFASVLGGAPAAAVVFSGEVDARTARDPRVRDLEARVAAASGTDRATLTAELDEFRSSVRAEKLGEVATEFDRIHNIARAVEVGSVDAVISAAEMRPRIIATIEAHLG, encoded by the coding sequence GTGTTCAGCCGTATTGCCATCGTCAACCGTGGAGAAGCCGCGATGCGGCTCATCCATGCCGTCCGGGAGTTGGCCGCCGAGACGGGGGCGAGAGTCGAGACCGTCGCCCTCTACACCGATGTCGACCGTACCGCGACGTTCGTCCGCGAAGCGGACATCGCCTACGATCTCGGGCCGGCGTCCGCCCGTCCGTACCTCGACCTGGCAGTCCTGGAGCGCGCCCTCGTGGCGACCGGTGCCGACGCGGCGTGGGTCGGCTGGGGGTTCGTCGCGGAGTCCCCGGCGTTCGCTGAACTGTGCGAGAAGACCGGTGTCACCTTCATCGGGCCGAGCGCCCACGCCATGCGCCAACTCGGCGACAAGATCGGCGCGAAGCTGATCGCCGAGGAGGTCGGCGTGTCGGTCGCGCCGTGGAGCCGGGGTGCGGTCGAGACCCTGGACGCCGCGCTGACGGCGGCGAGCGACATCGGCTACCCGCTGATGCTGAAGGCGACCGCCGGCGGCGGCGGTCGCGGCATCCGGGTGGTCACCAACGAAGCCGAACTCGCCGACGCGTACGAACGCACCAGCCAGGAGGCGGCCCGGGCGTTCGGCAGCGGGGTCGTCTTCCTGGAACGCCTGGTCACCGGTGCCCGACACGTGGAGGTCCAGGTGATCGCCGACGGCCAGGGCACCGCCTGGGCGCTCGGGGTCCGCGACTGCTCGGTGCAGCGGCGCAACCAGAAGGTCATCGAGGAGTCGGCCTCGCCGGTGCTCGACCCGGCGCAGGCCGCCGACCTCAAGGCATCGGCCGAACGGCTGGCCGTCGCGGTCGGCTACCGGGGCGCGGCGACCGTGGAGTTCCTCTACCACCCGGGTGACCGCATGTTCGCGTTCCTCGAGGTCAACACCCGGCTGCAGGTCGAGCATCCGATCACCGAGGCGACCACCGGGTTCGACCTGGTCAAGGCGCAGCTGCACGTGGCTTCGGGTGGACGCCTCGAGGGTGGGCCGCCGCCCGAGCGCGGGCACGCCGTCGAGGCCCGGCTCAACGCCGAGGACCCCGACCGCGACTTCGCGCCGTCACCCGGCCGGATCGCCCGGCTGGACCTGCCCTCCGGGCCGGGTATCCGGGTGGACACCGGGGTCAGTGAGGGCGACACCATTCCTGCGGCCTTCGACTCCATGATCGCAAAGATCATCGCGTACGGACGGGACCGCGACGAGGCACTCGGCCGGCTGCGTCGGGCGATGGCGAACACCACCGTGATCATCGAAGGCGGTGCGACGAACAAGAGCTTCGTGCTCGACCTGCTCGACCAGCCCGAGGTGATCGACGCCAGCGCCGACACCGGCTGGATCGACCGGGTCCGCGGCGAGGGTCGGCTCGTCTCGCACCGGCACGTCGCCGTCGCGCTCGCCGCCGCCGCGATCGAGGGCTACGAGGCCGACGAGCAGGTCGAGCGGCAACGCCTGCTGTCCACCGCGTCCGGCGGCCGCCCCCAGGTGCAGCACGCCAGCGGCCGACCGGTCGACCTCAAACTGCGGGGTGTCGGCTACCGGGTACGGGTGGCCCGGACCGGTGCGTACCGGTTCCGCGTCGGTATCGAAGCGGGCGACGCCGTGCACAGCGCCGACGTCGAGCTGGACCGCTTCGACCGGCACACCGGGCAGATCGTCGTCAACGGCAGCCGCCACCGCCTGGCCACCGGCACCCACGGGCCCGTTCACCTGGTCGAGGTCGACGGAGTGACCCACCGGGTCAGCCGCGACGAGGGTGGGGTCCTGCGAGCCCCGATGCCCGCGCTGGTCGTCGCCACCCCGGCGCAGGTCGGCGCCGAGGTCGAGCCAGGGGCACCGGTGCTGGTCCTGGAAGCCATGAAGATGGAGACGGTCCTGCGGGCACCGTTTACGGCCGTGCTGAAGGAACTGGCCGTTTCGGTGGGCAACCAGGTCGAGGCCGGCGCGCCGCTGCTGCGCCTGGAACCGGTGGCCGACGGCGACGCCACGGCGGCCGGGCCGGCCGCCGCGCCCGTCGAACTGGACATGCCCGCCGCGACCGGGGCGACCCCGGCACCGCAGCGTGCCCGGCGCGGCCAGGAAGACCTGCGCGGTCTGCTGCTCGGCTTCGACGTCGACCCGCACGACGACCGCCGGGTGCTCGACGACTACCTCGTCGCGCGCCAGGTCGCCGCCGACGAGGGCGACCGGCCGCTGGCCGCCGAGATCGACCTCATCGAGGTCTTCGCCGACCTCGCCGAGCTGAGCCGCAACCGGCCGACCGACGGTGACGGCGCCGACGGCCACGTGCACAGCGACCGTGAGTACTTCCACACCTACCTGCAGAGCCTCGACGTCGAACGGGCCGGTCTGCCGGACGCCTTCCAGACCAAGCTGGCCAAGGCCCTGGGCCACTACGGCGTCACCGATCTGGAGCGCTCCGCCGATCTCGAAGCTGCCGTCTTCCGGATCTTCCTCGCCCTGCAGCGGGCCGCCGCCGACGCCGGTGTCGTCGCCACCCTGCTGCGGGCGTGGCTGCGGGAGCCACCGCCCGGCCAACTGCTGCACGAGCCCGCCGGTCTCGCGTTGGAGCGGCTGGTGGCCGCGACCCAGGTCCGCTTCCCGGTCATCGCCGACCTTGCCCGTGGGGTGGTGTTCGCCTGGTTCGCTCAGCCGCTGCTGCGGCGCAACCGGGCCCGCGTCTACGCCAAGGTCCGCGCGCACCTGCGGCACCTGGACGCCCACCCGGACGCCCCGGACCGCGCCGAGCGCATCGCCGAGATGGTACGCAGTACCGAACCGCTGGTCCGGCTGCTCGGTCAACGGATCGTCCGGGACCACCTCGACAACGCGGTCATGCTGGAGGTGCTGACCCGGCGCTACTACGGCAACAAGGGCATCGCCGCGACCCGTGCGCACCAGGTCGCCGGGTGCACCTTCGTGGTCGCCGAGCGGGTCGACTCGAGTGTGGTCACCGCCGCCGTGGACATCGACACGCTCGGCGCCGCGCTCGGTGGACTCGCCCAGTTGGCCACCGGGCACGACTCCATCGACGCCGACGTCTATCTCGCCTGGGAGAACCAGCCGGAGGACTTCGACGCCATGGCGGCGGCGCTGCTCGAGGTCGTCGCCGCGCAACCGTTGCCGCCCCAGGTCCGTCGGGTGACCACCACCATCGCCGGTCGCGCCGGCGCGGTCATGCACCACCACTTCACGTTCCGCCCGTCGAGCCAGGGCATGGTCGAGGAACGGCTGATCCGTGGCCTGCACCCGTACATCGCCCAGCGGATGCAGCTGGAGCGGCTGCGCAAGTTCGACCTGACCCGGTTGCCGTCGTCGGACGAGGAGGTCTACCTCTTCCGGTGCGTCGCCCGGGAGAACTCCTCCGACGAGCGTCTCGTGGCCTTCGCCCAGGTGCGTGACCTGACCCAGCTGCGTGACCACGAGGGACGTCTGGTCTCGCTGCCGACCACCGAGGACACCGTCGCGGCCTGCCTCGACTCGATCCGCCGGGTCCAGTCGCGGCGACCGTCGAAGACCCGCTTCAGCACCAACCGGATCGTCATCTACGTCTGGCCGCCCAACGACCTGACCCGCGAGGAGATGGAGATGATCGCCGGGCGGGTACGTCCGACGACCACCGGAGCGGGGCTGGAGGAGATCCTGTTCATCGGGCGTCAGCGTGACCGGGCGACCGGCGAGTTGGTGAAGATCGCCGTGCGGATCTCCTTCGACGCCACCGGCGGCGGTGCCGAACTGACCGTCGGCGAGCCGCCGGTCGAACCGGTCGAGCCGCTGGACGACTACCGGTTGAAGGTGCTGCGGGCGAGCAGCCGCAACACGGTCTACCCGTACGAGCTGACCGGCCGTCTCGGCGACTTCGTCGAGTACGACCTCGACGACGCCCACGCGCTGGTGCCGGTCGACCGGCCGAAGGGGCGCAACCGCGCGGCGATCGTCGCCGGGGTGGTCACCACGGTGACTCCCCGGCACCCGCAGGGCATCAGCCGGGTCGTGCTGCTCGGTGACCCCACCAAGTCGCTCGGCGCCCTGTCGGAGCCGGAATGCCGCCGGATCATCGCGGCCCTGGACCTCGCCGAGCGGATGCAGGTGCCGCTGGAGTGGTACGCGTTGTCCGCCGGAGCCCGCATCTCGATGGAGTCGGGTACCGAGAACATGGACTGGGTCGCCGCCGCACTCAAGCGGATCGTCGAGTTCACCCAGGCTGGCGGCGAGATAAACATCGTGGTCGCGGGGATCAACGTCGGGGCCCAGCCGTACTGGAACGCCGAGGCGACGATGCTCATGCACACCAAGGGCATCCTGGTGATGACGCCGGACTCGGCGATGGTGCTCACCGGCAAGCAGTCGCTGGACTTCTCCGGTGGCGTCTCCGCCGAGGACAACTTCGGCATCGGCGGCTACGACCGGGTGATGGGTCCGAACGGGCAGGCACAGTACTGGGCGCCGAACCTGACCGCCGCGCGCGACGTGCTGCTGGCCCACTACGATCACACGTACGTCGTGCCGGGTGAGTCCCGGCCCCGGCGCACGACCACCACCGACCCTGTCGACCGGGACATCTCCTCGTTCCCGCACACGGTGGCCGGCAGTGACTTCACCACCGTCGGCGAGATCTTCTCCGCCGCCGCCAACCCCGACCGCAAGAAGCCGTTCGACATCCGTACCGTCATGCGGGCGTTGGCCGACCAGGACCACCCGGTGCTGGAGCGCTGGGCCGGGATGGCCGACGCCGACACCGCCGTGGTGCAGGACGTCCACCTCGGTGGCGTACCGGTGTGTCTGCTCGGCATCGAGTCACGGACGGTGCCCCGGCGCGGGTTCCCGCCCACCGACGGCCCGGACACCTACACCGCCGGCACGCTGTTCCCGCAGTCGTCGAAGAAGGCCGCGCGGGCGATCAACGCGGCCAGCGGCAACCGACCGCTGGTGGTGCTGGCCAATCTGTCCGGCTTCGACGGCTCGCCCGAGTCGATGCGCAAGCTACAGCTCGAGTACGGTGCCGAGATCGGCCGGGCGATCGTCAACTTCCGGGGGCCGATCGTGTTCTGCGTGATCTCCCGGTACCACGGTGGCGCGTTCGTGGTCTTCTCGAAGGCGTTGAACCCCCAGATGACCGTGCTCGCGCTGGAAGGCTCGTTCGCCTCGGTCCTCGGTGGTGCTCCCGCCGCCGCCGTCGTGTTCTCCGGGGAGGTGGACGCCCGGACCGCCAGAGACCCCCGGGTGCGTGACCTGGAGGCCCGGGTGGCGGCCGCGTCCGGTACCGACCGCGCCACGCTGACCGCCGAGCTCGACGAGTTCCGTTCGTCGGTACGGGCGGAGAAGCTGGGCGAGGTGGCGACGGAGTTCGACCGGATCCACAACATCGCCCGTGCCGTCGAGGTCGGCTCGGTGGATGCCGTGATCAGCGCCGCCGAGATGCGTCCGCGCATCATCGCCACCATCGAGGCCCACCTGGGCTGA
- a CDS encoding dual specificity protein phosphatase family protein, which produces MPAPTLFPIPAPAPARLSIMARPRGGDWLDDELRAVRAADIDILVCLLTSAERDELALTDEAGAATRAGLEFHAWAIADFGVPDHQAIRPLLDLLATALRTGRHVAVHCRAGIGRSSLIAAALLTRLGIDTEQAWNVIARARGVPVPETAQQRRWPSAARHTGRGQIGSGQIGN; this is translated from the coding sequence TTGCCGGCACCGACCCTGTTCCCGATACCGGCGCCGGCCCCGGCGCGGCTGAGCATCATGGCGCGACCGCGCGGCGGCGACTGGCTCGACGACGAGTTGCGCGCCGTCCGGGCCGCCGACATCGACATTCTGGTCTGCCTGCTCACCTCGGCCGAGCGCGACGAGCTCGCCCTGACCGACGAGGCAGGGGCGGCGACCCGGGCCGGGCTGGAGTTCCACGCCTGGGCGATCGCCGACTTCGGCGTGCCGGACCATCAGGCCATCCGACCGCTGCTCGACCTGCTCGCCACCGCACTGCGCACCGGCCGGCACGTCGCGGTGCACTGCCGCGCCGGTATCGGCCGGTCCTCGCTGATCGCCGCCGCCCTGCTCACCCGGCTCGGGATCGACACCGAACAGGCATGGAACGTCATTGCCCGCGCGCGGGGAGTGCCCGTGCCGGAGACCGCCCAGCAGCGGCGTTGGCCGTCGGCTGCCCGGCACACCGGTCGCGGTCAGATCGGGAGCGGTCAGATCGGGAACTGA
- a CDS encoding acyl-CoA dehydrogenase family protein: protein MVFLLPRCRTRRSQVFEAYQLPEEHKTVRDAVRAVCDDKVAPHAAVADETAEFPGASYDALRAADFHAPHVPVRYGGAGADALATAIVIEEVARACATSSLIPAGNKLGTMPLLLAADEHLKQRYLPPVARGEAMFSYCLSEPDAGSDAAGMRTRAERDGDTWVLNGVKRWITNAGLSEYYTVFAVTDPTARARGISAFVVERSDPGVSFGAPERKLGIKGSPTREVYLDNVRIPDHRIIGAPGTGFATAMRTLDHTRVTIAAQALGIAQGALDHALGYVRQRQQFGRSIADFQGVQFILADMGMTLEAARQLTYVAAGKSERDEPDLTYFGAAAKCFASDAAMKITTDAVQLLGGYGYTRDFPVERMMRDAKITQIYEGTNQVQRIVMARTLLAG, encoded by the coding sequence ATGGTATTCTTGCTGCCACGATGCCGGACGAGGAGGTCGCAGGTGTTCGAGGCCTACCAGCTGCCCGAGGAGCACAAGACCGTACGGGACGCCGTACGCGCGGTGTGCGACGACAAGGTCGCCCCGCACGCAGCCGTCGCCGACGAGACGGCCGAGTTTCCCGGGGCCTCCTACGACGCGTTACGGGCGGCCGACTTCCACGCCCCGCACGTCCCGGTCCGGTACGGCGGGGCCGGTGCGGACGCCCTCGCCACCGCGATCGTCATCGAAGAGGTCGCCCGGGCGTGCGCCACCTCCTCGCTGATCCCGGCCGGCAACAAGCTCGGCACCATGCCGCTGCTGCTCGCCGCCGACGAGCACCTCAAACAGCGGTACCTTCCGCCGGTGGCCCGCGGCGAGGCGATGTTCTCCTACTGCCTGTCCGAGCCGGACGCCGGCAGCGACGCGGCCGGCATGCGGACCCGCGCCGAACGCGACGGCGACACCTGGGTGCTCAACGGAGTCAAGCGCTGGATCACCAACGCCGGGCTGAGCGAGTACTACACGGTCTTCGCCGTCACCGACCCGACGGCCCGCGCACGCGGGATCTCCGCGTTCGTGGTGGAGCGATCCGATCCGGGCGTCAGTTTCGGCGCACCGGAGAGGAAGCTCGGCATCAAGGGATCCCCGACCCGCGAGGTGTACCTCGACAACGTCCGCATCCCGGACCACCGGATCATCGGCGCACCGGGAACGGGCTTCGCGACGGCGATGCGGACCCTGGACCACACCCGCGTCACCATCGCCGCCCAGGCGCTGGGTATCGCCCAGGGCGCCCTCGACCATGCACTTGGATACGTCCGACAGCGCCAGCAGTTCGGCCGATCGATCGCCGACTTCCAGGGCGTCCAGTTCATCCTCGCCGACATGGGTATGACTCTGGAGGCCGCTCGACAGCTGACGTACGTGGCAGCCGGCAAGTCCGAACGCGACGAGCCGGATCTCACCTACTTCGGCGCGGCCGCGAAGTGCTTCGCCTCCGACGCAGCCATGAAGATCACCACCGACGCGGTCCAGCTGCTCGGTGGCTACGGCTACACCCGCGACTTCCCGGTGGAACGGATGATGCGCGACGCGAAGATCACCCAGATCTACGAGGGCACCAACCAGGTGCAACGCATCGTGATGGCCCGCACGCTGCTGGCCGGCTAA
- a CDS encoding TetR/AcrR family transcriptional regulator, whose product MARAISNRPGAARRRQRWADGYDPENTRKSLIASALELFERRGFDRTSVQEIADQAGLTKGAFYHHFESKDDLLRHIQEEYLEAQLSAIQQIESDNDDPKARVAELIRFSLTSVAEYRAHVTIFYQERRYLAGDMFAEVSRKRDLVEAAFAAMIQDGIARGVFRTDVDARIVTFGLVGMCAWAYQWLNVDGPLSIDEVARQFSVMVLDGLC is encoded by the coding sequence ATGGCTCGTGCGATATCCAACCGCCCGGGGGCGGCCCGACGCCGGCAGCGCTGGGCGGACGGCTACGACCCGGAGAACACCCGCAAGTCGTTGATCGCCAGCGCGTTGGAGCTGTTCGAGCGTCGTGGGTTCGACCGGACGTCGGTGCAGGAGATCGCCGACCAGGCCGGGCTTACGAAAGGTGCTTTCTACCATCACTTCGAGAGCAAGGACGACCTGCTGCGGCACATCCAGGAGGAGTACCTGGAGGCGCAGCTGTCCGCGATCCAGCAGATCGAGTCGGACAACGACGACCCGAAGGCGCGGGTGGCGGAGCTCATCCGGTTCAGCCTGACCAGCGTGGCCGAGTACCGCGCCCACGTGACGATCTTCTATCAGGAACGACGGTATCTCGCCGGCGACATGTTCGCCGAGGTCAGCCGTAAGCGTGACCTGGTGGAAGCAGCCTTCGCGGCGATGATCCAGGACGGCATCGCCCGTGGGGTCTTCCGTACGGACGTGGACGCGCGGATCGTCACCTTCGGTCTCGTGGGGATGTGCGCCTGGGCGTACCAGTGGCTCAACGTCGACGGCCCGCTCAGCATCGACGAAGTCGCGCGCCAGTTCAGCGTGATGGTGCTCGACGGTCTCTGCTGA
- a CDS encoding acyltransferase domain-containing protein gives MDLNEIADRLGVPVAEVDRVHRLAGDWPAAPPPARADAAAVLDRLTVRPDDAAEIMAGWPDLDSSLWTDELRWLLDRSTALVRADLGGYGWLPPGPELPRERGPAWRHLYVYAYLAMVDVVRAYHRDHGIADDLSWATLADLGRNLALDRRMHGEGWPVMQAWLTLHARGGLYELGRLQHQRGDTAIDLHVPDAGPLTPAAVDTSLDAARAFFPRHFPDERYTAFACGSWLLDPQLREYLPADSNIVRFQRRFELEPYVESDGPDADVEILRFVFRTLATPLDALPRRTLLQRAVIDHLTAGRHWQWRRGQFPI, from the coding sequence GTGGATCTGAACGAGATCGCCGATCGGCTCGGGGTGCCCGTCGCGGAGGTCGACCGCGTACACCGACTCGCCGGCGACTGGCCGGCGGCGCCACCGCCGGCCAGAGCCGACGCGGCCGCGGTCCTCGACCGGCTCACGGTACGGCCGGACGACGCCGCCGAGATCATGGCCGGCTGGCCCGATCTCGACTCTTCACTATGGACAGACGAGCTGCGCTGGCTGCTCGACCGGTCGACCGCCCTGGTCCGGGCCGACCTGGGCGGCTACGGTTGGCTACCGCCCGGGCCGGAGCTGCCGCGCGAGCGGGGACCCGCCTGGCGGCATCTCTACGTCTACGCGTACCTGGCGATGGTCGACGTGGTCCGGGCGTACCACCGCGACCACGGCATCGCCGATGACCTGTCCTGGGCAACCTTGGCGGACCTGGGTCGCAACCTCGCACTCGACCGGCGGATGCACGGCGAGGGCTGGCCGGTCATGCAGGCCTGGCTGACGTTGCACGCGCGAGGCGGCCTCTACGAGCTGGGCCGGCTGCAGCACCAGCGCGGGGACACCGCCATCGACCTGCACGTTCCCGACGCGGGGCCGTTGACTCCGGCGGCGGTCGACACGTCGCTCGACGCGGCGCGGGCGTTCTTCCCCCGCCACTTTCCCGACGAGCGGTACACCGCGTTCGCCTGCGGGTCGTGGCTGCTCGACCCGCAACTGCGGGAGTACCTGCCGGCGGACTCCAACATCGTCAGATTCCAGCGCCGGTTCGAGCTGGAGCCCTACGTGGAGTCCGACGGGCCGGACGCCGACGTCGAGATCCTGCGGTTCGTGTTCCGTACGCTGGCCACGCCGCTGGACGCGCTGCCGCGCCGCACGCTGCTGCAGCGCGCGGTCATCGACCATCTCACCGCCGGCCGGCACTGGCAGTGGCGTCGCGGTCAGTTCCCGATCTGA
- a CDS encoding MaoC family dehydratase, which yields MRTASRTTVGVPSDLLDLVGRELGVSEPQVVTQPQIDQFAEVTGDHQWIHVDVERARSGPFGTTIVHGFLTLALVPRLLADILEVRTFSMGVNYGLDRVRFVTPLPPGVPVQGVATLVSARAIDAVPGAGAGAGVQAKASVAVEFADGSTPCCVAEILFRYYA from the coding sequence GTGCGAACCGCGTCGCGTACGACCGTAGGTGTCCCGAGCGATCTGCTTGACCTCGTCGGTAGAGAACTGGGGGTCAGCGAACCGCAGGTGGTGACCCAACCACAGATCGACCAGTTCGCGGAGGTCACCGGGGACCATCAGTGGATCCATGTCGACGTCGAGCGGGCGCGGTCCGGGCCGTTCGGGACGACGATCGTGCACGGTTTCCTGACGCTGGCGCTCGTGCCACGCCTGCTCGCGGACATCCTCGAGGTGCGGACCTTCTCGATGGGGGTCAACTACGGCCTCGACCGCGTCCGTTTCGTCACACCGTTGCCACCCGGCGTACCGGTCCAAGGGGTCGCGACACTGGTGTCCGCCCGGGCGATCGACGCCGTACCCGGTGCCGGTGCCGGTGCCGGCGTGCAGGCCAAGGCGTCGGTGGCGGTCGAGTTCGCGGACGGGTCGACACCCTGCTGCGTGGCGGAGATCCTGTTCCGGTACTACGCCTGA